One genomic region from Candidatus Binatia bacterium encodes:
- the oah gene encoding 6-oxocyclohex-1-ene-1-carbonyl-CoA hydratase, translating to MLKDHTLFPEYRFQHIGYEMRPALDPCGRAADGLFHAWIVLDNPKQLNSYTTDMAREVGIAFRQASLDRRVVSVVFTATGDKSFCTGGNTEEYATYYAGNPQEYKQYMRVFNDMIDAILACDKPVVNRVNGMRIGGGQEIGMACDFSVAVDTARFGQAGPKHGSAPDGGSTDFLPVYVGFGRAIESAVLCETWSAHRAMFLGLVNEVVPVLRLDGRWIPNPLVVTDRFLDEMGRIVYGDFRTGPDLILAKETFARAKTDLSLLDKAVESLCAKLLMLMPDCTAKTIASLRKHKLHHWQANSGTNRDWLALNMMTEARAGFRAFHEGPKGKREVDFIKLRQMLAEGHPWDDELYRAISPQCQPPAAPAIPEPAGS from the coding sequence ATGCTGAAGGACCACACGCTGTTTCCGGAGTACCGCTTCCAGCACATCGGCTACGAGATGCGCCCCGCCCTCGATCCGTGCGGGCGCGCCGCCGACGGCCTGTTCCACGCGTGGATCGTCCTGGACAACCCGAAGCAGCTGAACAGCTACACCACGGACATGGCGCGCGAGGTGGGGATCGCGTTCCGGCAGGCCAGCCTGGACCGGCGCGTGGTCTCGGTCGTCTTCACGGCGACGGGGGACAAGTCGTTCTGCACGGGCGGCAACACCGAGGAGTACGCGACCTACTACGCGGGGAATCCGCAGGAGTACAAGCAGTACATGCGGGTCTTCAACGACATGATCGACGCGATCCTCGCGTGCGACAAGCCGGTGGTGAACCGCGTGAACGGGATGCGGATCGGCGGCGGCCAGGAGATCGGGATGGCCTGCGACTTCAGCGTCGCCGTGGACACCGCTCGCTTCGGACAGGCGGGCCCGAAGCACGGCTCGGCGCCCGACGGCGGGTCGACCGATTTCCTCCCCGTCTACGTCGGCTTCGGCCGCGCCATCGAGAGCGCGGTGCTCTGCGAGACCTGGAGCGCGCACCGCGCGATGTTCCTGGGCCTCGTGAACGAAGTGGTGCCGGTCCTGCGCCTGGACGGGCGGTGGATCCCGAATCCGCTCGTGGTCACCGACCGCTTCCTGGACGAGATGGGACGGATCGTCTACGGCGACTTCCGCACCGGGCCCGACCTGATCCTCGCCAAGGAGACCTTCGCGCGCGCGAAGACCGATCTCTCGCTCCTCGATAAGGCCGTCGAGTCGCTCTGCGCCAAGCTCCTGATGCTCATGCCCGACTGTACCGCGAAGACGATCGCGAGCCTCCGCAAGCACAAGCTCCACCACTGGCAGGCGAACAGCGGGACCAATCGCGACTGGCTCGCGCTCAACATGATGACCGAGGCGCGCGCCGGGTTCCGCGCCTTCCACGAAGGGCCCAAGGGGAAGCGCGAGGTGGACTTCATCAAGCTCCGCCAGATGCTGGCGGAGGGGCATCCCTGGGACGACGAGCTCTACCGCGCGATCTCGCCGCAGTGCCAGCCGCCGGCGGCGCCGGCCATTCCGGAGCCGGCGGGGAGCTGA
- a CDS encoding TetR/AcrR family transcriptional regulator, with amino-acid sequence MAEAAAVRSVRTMRTPAAKTRSPRIRAKRERRREEILHAALRAFRHRGYHRTTLDDIARRLGVRKTALYHYFPDKEAILYECHKDSLAELDRILAETRRLPTARERLGHVIREHVRVMTDTLEGSPLAFEVTAFSKGPRAEIIAARDRYERELRRILASGIRAGAFRKTDPKVAAFAMLGAINWIARWYRPEGSLQAAELGDRFTDLFLAGLDNRKNPKNSKSPAAPNRSRRKP; translated from the coding sequence ATGGCCGAAGCCGCCGCCGTACGTTCCGTGCGCACCATGCGCACCCCCGCCGCGAAAACGCGCTCCCCGCGCATTCGCGCCAAGCGCGAGCGCCGCCGGGAGGAGATCCTCCACGCCGCGCTCCGGGCCTTTCGCCATCGCGGCTACCACCGAACCACCCTCGACGACATCGCGCGCCGCCTGGGCGTGCGCAAGACGGCGCTCTACCACTATTTCCCCGACAAGGAAGCGATCCTGTACGAGTGCCACAAGGACTCGCTCGCCGAGCTGGACCGGATCCTCGCCGAGACCCGGCGGCTACCGACCGCGCGCGAGCGGCTGGGGCACGTGATCCGCGAGCACGTGCGCGTCATGACCGACACGCTCGAGGGGTCGCCGCTCGCCTTCGAGGTCACCGCGTTCTCGAAAGGGCCGCGGGCGGAGATCATCGCGGCCCGCGACCGCTACGAGCGCGAGCTCCGCCGGATCCTGGCGTCCGGCATCCGCGCCGGAGCGTTCCGGAAGACCGACCCCAAGGTCGCCGCGTTCGCCATGCTCGGCGCGATCAACTGGATCGCGCGCTGGTACCGGCCCGAGGGATCGCTGCAGGCCGCGGAGCTGGGCGACCGCTTCACGGACCTGTTCCTGGCGGGCCTCGACAACCGCAAGAACCCCAAGAACTCCAAGAGCCCCGCCGCGCCGAACCGTTCCCGGAGAAAGCCATGA
- the had gene encoding 6-hydroxycyclohex-1-ene-1-carbonyl-CoA dehydrogenase, whose translation MKAIRLNASGAPLAVVDVPEPEPRAGEVVVRVAGCGVCHTDIGFWRDGVPTRHPLPITLGHEVSGVVDEAAPECREWIGREVIVPSVIPCGECDLCRSGRGNACRSQIMPGNDLDGGFAERVAVPARGLCPVTERNGYSLADLSVVADAVTTPYQAIVRSGLRPGDLAIVVGAGGVGGYAVQIAAAFGARVVVLDVDAAKLAGIAAHGASLALDPSATDFKALKKEIAARAKAWGVAPHGWKIFECSGTAAGQETAFGLLGTAGILMVVGFTLDKVQLRLSNLMAFDATAQGTWGCRPELYPEALRMVTSGRVTLHPFIERHPLRDGPEVVRRVADHEIQKRAILEP comes from the coding sequence ATGAAAGCGATCCGTCTCAACGCCTCCGGCGCGCCACTTGCCGTCGTCGACGTTCCCGAACCCGAGCCGCGCGCGGGGGAAGTCGTCGTGCGCGTCGCCGGGTGCGGCGTCTGCCACACCGACATCGGTTTCTGGCGGGACGGCGTTCCGACCCGCCATCCGCTCCCGATCACGCTCGGCCACGAGGTAAGCGGCGTCGTGGACGAGGCGGCGCCGGAGTGCCGCGAGTGGATCGGACGCGAGGTGATCGTTCCCTCCGTCATCCCGTGCGGCGAATGCGACCTCTGCCGCTCGGGGCGGGGGAACGCGTGCCGGAGCCAGATCATGCCGGGGAACGATCTCGATGGGGGGTTCGCGGAGCGGGTCGCCGTCCCCGCGCGCGGGCTTTGCCCCGTCACGGAGCGGAACGGCTATTCGCTGGCCGACCTCTCGGTCGTGGCCGACGCCGTGACGACGCCCTACCAGGCGATCGTCCGCAGCGGTCTCCGTCCCGGCGATCTCGCGATCGTCGTGGGCGCGGGCGGCGTGGGCGGCTACGCGGTGCAGATCGCGGCCGCCTTCGGCGCGCGCGTGGTGGTGCTGGACGTGGACGCGGCGAAGCTTGCGGGGATCGCGGCGCATGGCGCGAGCCTGGCGCTCGATCCCTCGGCGACGGACTTCAAGGCGCTGAAGAAGGAGATCGCGGCGCGCGCCAAGGCGTGGGGCGTGGCCCCGCACGGCTGGAAGATCTTCGAATGCTCCGGGACGGCGGCGGGGCAGGAGACGGCGTTCGGCCTCCTCGGAACGGCGGGAATCCTGATGGTCGTGGGGTTCACCCTCGACAAGGTCCAGCTCCGGCTGAGCAACCTCATGGCCTTCGACGCGACGGCGCAGGGCACCTGGGGCTGCCGCCCCGAGCTCTACCCCGAGGCGCTTCGCATGGTCACGTCGGGGCGCGTCACGCTCCATCCGTTCATCGAGCGGCATCCGCTGCGCGACGGCCCCGAGGTCGTGCGCCGCGTGGCCGATCACGAGATCCAGAAGCGGGCCATCCTCGAGCCCTAG